One Thalassotalea sediminis DNA segment encodes these proteins:
- a CDS encoding glucokinase: MSQATINLVADIGGTNIRLGIARANGEVNELTVYQCRDFDSLEAVVAHYINENHIANNTINACFAIACPVDKDVIQMTNLPWQFSVSEIKAHLNLNKLLLINDYTAIAYAVPYLNDDQKIQIGEGDVVNNKPISICGPGTGLGVANVIPVGDKWHAVSGEGGHVDFAPIDEVEVKIFQYLDKKYPHVSYEQLLSGLGIEQIYQALNEYYQTQLPTRSASEISELGLAGSCRICKQTLDQFCKTLGSFAGNLALTMSSFGGVYIAGGIVPRFIEFFKNSEFRSRFESKGRLSPFNHNIPTFVITESQPGILGASAYLRQHNKEEL, from the coding sequence ATGAGTCAAGCGACCATTAATTTAGTTGCTGATATTGGTGGTACAAATATTCGTTTAGGTATTGCTAGAGCGAATGGTGAAGTGAATGAATTAACCGTTTATCAATGTCGTGACTTTGATAGCTTAGAAGCGGTTGTTGCTCACTATATCAATGAAAATCATATCGCTAACAATACCATAAATGCATGTTTCGCTATTGCTTGCCCTGTGGATAAAGACGTCATTCAAATGACAAACTTACCTTGGCAATTTTCGGTAAGTGAAATTAAAGCACACCTAAATTTAAATAAGTTGCTGTTAATTAACGATTATACAGCCATTGCTTATGCGGTGCCGTATCTTAATGATGATCAAAAAATACAAATTGGTGAAGGTGACGTTGTCAATAATAAACCGATATCAATTTGTGGACCTGGTACAGGTTTAGGTGTCGCTAATGTTATACCAGTAGGTGATAAATGGCATGCGGTAAGCGGTGAAGGTGGCCATGTAGACTTTGCGCCAATCGACGAAGTGGAAGTAAAAATCTTCCAATATCTTGATAAAAAATATCCGCATGTTTCATATGAACAGTTACTGTCAGGGCTTGGAATAGAGCAGATATATCAAGCATTAAATGAATATTATCAAACGCAATTGCCAACACGGTCAGCCAGTGAAATTTCTGAACTTGGCCTTGCAGGAAGTTGCCGTATTTGTAAACAAACATTAGATCAGTTTTGTAAAACGTTGGGTAGTTTCGCCGGTAATTTAGCCTTAACTATGTCAAGTTTTGGCGGTGTTTATATTGCCGGTGGCATTGTGCCACGTTTTATTGAGTTTTTTAAAAATAGTGAGTTTAGAAGCAGGTTTGAGAGTAAAGGGCGCCTAAGTCCATTTAATCACAACATTCCAACCTTTGTGATCACAGAATCGCAGCCAGGGATATTAGGTGCTTCAGCTTATCTTCGACAACATAATAAAGAGGAATTATGA
- a CDS encoding bifunctional 4-hydroxy-2-oxoglutarate aldolase/2-dehydro-3-deoxy-phosphogluconate aldolase — MTLAKNWQIQPKDLFALGPVVPVLVIKNVEDALPIAEALLAADVKVLEVTLRTPAALDVIKTIAKELPEAVVGAGTVTNRELLQRSADAGAKFAISPGLTKDLLQAGNEGECALIPGISSISELMDGIDYGYDHFKFFPAEASGGVKAIQSIGGPFPDIRFCPTGGINLNNIKNYLALKNVLCCGGSWLVSDEIVAAKDWGKITELAKQTLAHVK; from the coding sequence ATGACGTTAGCTAAAAATTGGCAAATTCAGCCAAAAGATCTGTTTGCCCTTGGGCCAGTTGTACCAGTATTAGTGATCAAGAATGTCGAAGATGCATTACCAATCGCTGAAGCCTTACTTGCTGCAGACGTAAAAGTGTTGGAAGTTACACTTCGAACACCTGCTGCATTGGATGTGATCAAAACGATTGCAAAAGAGCTGCCCGAAGCGGTAGTTGGTGCTGGTACGGTAACTAACCGCGAATTATTGCAAAGGTCAGCAGATGCAGGTGCCAAATTTGCTATTAGTCCGGGCTTGACTAAAGATTTATTACAAGCGGGTAATGAAGGTGAATGTGCGTTAATACCCGGTATTTCTTCGATATCAGAATTGATGGATGGTATTGACTATGGCTATGACCATTTTAAATTCTTTCCTGCGGAAGCATCGGGTGGGGTAAAAGCCATTCAGTCAATTGGCGGGCCATTCCCTGATATTCGTTTTTGTCCTACAGGTGGTATTAATTTAAACAACATAAAGAACTACTTAGCATTGAAAAATGTATTGTGCTGTGGTGGTTCATGGTTAGTTTCTGACGAAATTGTTGCCGCTAAAGATTGGGGCAAAATTACCGAGTTGGCAAAACAAACATTAGCGCATGTGAAATAA
- a CDS encoding 2-hydroxyacid dehydrogenase, with amino-acid sequence MFEIAVFSTKKYDIEYLNKFNVDNKFSFNFIEAKLCQETVALAKGADAVCVFVNDNINKKVLETLSDFNIKTIALRCAGFNNIDLPCAKSLGFTLCRVPEYSPEAVAEHTIGLMLTLSRKYHKAYNRVREGNFALDGLMGFNLHKKTVGIIGTGNIGKATVRILQGFGCHVLCYDPSPSEEITQLGANYVALDELLTNADIVSLHCPLTPQTQHLIDEQAIANMKNGVMLINTSRGGLIDSHALINALKTRKISLLGLDVYELESELFFEDLSNTIIQDDVFERLLSFPNVVITGHQGFFTQEALETIAQTTISNLTCLLNGKSSGNELY; translated from the coding sequence ATGTTTGAAATTGCCGTGTTCAGCACAAAAAAGTATGACATTGAATATCTCAATAAATTTAACGTTGATAATAAATTTTCGTTTAATTTTATTGAAGCAAAGTTATGTCAAGAAACGGTAGCATTAGCTAAAGGCGCTGATGCTGTATGTGTTTTTGTTAATGATAACATAAACAAAAAAGTATTAGAGACCTTAAGTGATTTCAATATTAAGACGATTGCATTACGATGTGCAGGGTTTAATAACATCGACTTACCATGCGCCAAATCTCTTGGTTTCACCTTATGTCGTGTGCCCGAATACTCTCCCGAGGCGGTTGCAGAACATACCATTGGTCTTATGCTAACGTTAAGTCGAAAATATCACAAAGCTTATAATAGAGTAAGAGAAGGCAACTTTGCTTTAGACGGCTTAATGGGGTTTAACTTACATAAGAAAACGGTCGGTATAATTGGTACTGGCAATATTGGCAAAGCAACGGTTAGAATCCTGCAAGGATTTGGCTGCCATGTATTGTGCTATGACCCTTCGCCAAGTGAAGAAATAACGCAACTAGGTGCTAATTATGTCGCTTTAGATGAATTGTTAACAAATGCAGATATTGTTAGTTTACATTGCCCTTTAACCCCCCAAACCCAACATCTCATTGATGAACAAGCCATTGCCAACATGAAAAATGGCGTAATGTTAATAAATACAAGTCGCGGTGGTTTAATAGACAGCCATGCTTTGATAAATGCCTTAAAAACCCGAAAAATTAGTTTACTTGGTTTAGACGTTTACGAACTTGAAAGTGAGCTCTTCTTTGAAGATCTTTCTAATACCATTATTCAAGATGATGTTTTTGAAAGATTATTGTCTTTTCCTAATGTCGTTATCACGGGTCATCAAGGTTTCTTTACCCAAGAAGCACTTGAAACAATTGCGCAAACTACTATAAGTAACTTGACCTGTTTACTGAATGGAAAATCTTCAGGTAATGAACTTTATTAA
- a CDS encoding M28 family metallopeptidase — MKTKMRTVIAACFVSFCATSAANNEFNQAYNSFELSTLKKDIKTLSSDKFEGREPSGVGEKLTTDMLIKRFKALGLKPGNGDNYTQAVPMVSITSKPTTSLNIADLDFEFPTNFVATSRKTKKDIALTDSELVFVGYGINAPEYDWNDYQNIDVKGKTVVVLVNDPGFATQNNQLFNGNTMTYYGRWIYKYEEAARQGAAGAIIVHEIKPASYGWNVIESSWTGAQYHLPAKEVNEPAIDVEMWISVDKAKALFAKAGKDFNEMKALALEKDFKAVPLNLTASIKLENEIKSSTSNNVIATIKGSERPDEHVLYMGHWDHLGSYIADGKKVIYNGAHDNATGTAGLMHIAKAYQTLGKAPKRSITFVAVTAEEQGRLGSRYFANHPTIPLKQIVGLINMDSLDITGKKKDVTVVGFGKSELEVYLEQAAKRQIRTLTPEQTPERGYYYRSDHFSLAKKGVPALSAGGGSVWLNAEEKQIGKRVKGDVARCYHQACDEYNEAWGWRGLIAELQLFFETGYLLAESNDWPNWREGTEFKAMRDEMMK, encoded by the coding sequence GTGAAAACTAAAATGCGTACTGTAATCGCGGCTTGTTTTGTTAGTTTTTGCGCAACAAGCGCTGCGAATAACGAGTTTAATCAAGCATATAACTCTTTCGAGTTATCAACGTTAAAAAAAGACATTAAAACATTATCTTCAGATAAATTTGAAGGGAGAGAGCCTTCTGGTGTAGGTGAAAAACTTACAACAGATATGCTAATAAAGCGTTTTAAAGCGCTTGGCTTGAAACCTGGTAACGGTGATAATTATACACAAGCCGTTCCTATGGTCAGCATTACGAGTAAGCCTACTACATCGCTTAATATTGCCGATCTTGATTTTGAATTTCCGACAAACTTTGTCGCTACATCTCGTAAAACAAAAAAAGACATCGCGTTAACAGATTCTGAATTAGTGTTTGTTGGTTACGGTATAAATGCACCTGAATATGATTGGAATGATTATCAAAATATTGATGTCAAAGGAAAAACGGTTGTTGTATTGGTTAATGATCCAGGCTTTGCAACGCAAAATAACCAGCTCTTCAATGGCAATACGATGACATACTATGGCCGTTGGATTTATAAATACGAAGAAGCCGCAAGACAGGGCGCAGCTGGGGCGATTATTGTTCACGAAATAAAGCCTGCTAGCTATGGTTGGAACGTTATAGAAAGCAGTTGGACAGGCGCGCAGTATCATTTACCAGCGAAAGAAGTTAATGAACCTGCTATTGATGTTGAAATGTGGATTAGTGTTGACAAAGCGAAGGCATTATTTGCCAAAGCTGGCAAAGACTTTAACGAGATGAAAGCGTTAGCGTTAGAGAAAGACTTTAAAGCAGTGCCACTAAATTTAACCGCAAGCATTAAGTTAGAGAATGAGATTAAATCGTCAACCTCAAACAATGTTATCGCAACTATAAAGGGGAGCGAACGTCCAGATGAGCATGTCCTTTACATGGGACATTGGGATCATCTTGGCAGTTATATTGCGGACGGTAAGAAAGTAATTTACAACGGTGCGCATGACAATGCTACAGGTACCGCAGGTTTAATGCATATAGCGAAAGCATATCAAACACTTGGAAAAGCACCTAAACGCTCAATAACCTTTGTTGCTGTTACGGCTGAAGAACAAGGGAGACTGGGGTCTCGTTATTTTGCTAATCATCCTACGATCCCATTAAAGCAAATTGTTGGCTTAATAAACATGGATAGCTTAGATATTACTGGAAAGAAAAAAGACGTCACCGTAGTGGGTTTTGGCAAATCAGAGTTAGAAGTGTACCTAGAGCAAGCAGCAAAACGTCAAATTCGCACGCTCACACCAGAACAAACACCTGAGCGTGGTTATTATTATCGTTCAGATCACTTTAGTTTAGCTAAAAAAGGGGTGCCAGCGTTGAGTGCGGGCGGCGGTTCTGTTTGGTTAAATGCTGAAGAAAAACAAATTGGTAAACGTGTTAAAGGAGACGTTGCTCGCTGCTATCACCAGGCCTGTGATGAATACAATGAAGCTTGGGGGTGGCGTGGTTTAATTGCTGAATTACAGCTATTTTTCGAAACAGGTTACTTGCTTGCTGAATCTAATGACTGGCCTAACTGGCGTGAAGGTACTGAATTTAAAGCTATGCGCGATGAAATGATGAAATAA
- a CDS encoding S9 family peptidase — MLKPTLRKLLWLTALAPSITLAADVFNAKDIFSLEYASDPRLSPDGKTAVYVRNAYDIMKDGKNRDLWLLDITSGQHMPLFSDEKQYSQPRWSPDGKKLAFISNLSGKYQIHIHYLDSNRTAMVSQLQSGISSLTWSPDGKWLAFSQKVSAPSTKLAKMPKKPKGAKWAKPVIVIDKAYYQADGRGLIEPGYSHVFVMPSDGGTPRQLTQGNYHHRGTLAWTASSDAIVFSANRRDDWEYKGLEGDLFSVAIKDGTLTQLTNAPGREYGPSFSGNGKTLAYLATSNALNPYRNAKLTLMQWSTKKSTLIAQEFDRSIRSPKWLNDNKLAIAYDDFGKRKVATITTKGKIEDLTDTLSGTTLGRPYISGEFHANDSGNIVFTKGTSQRPSDVAMINAQGKVRQLTKLNEDLLAHKSLGQVHEINYKSSFDGENIQGWYITPPNFDPNKKYPLLLEIHGGPHLAYGPHFSAELQRYAAQGYVVFYDNHRGSSSYGERFAMLLKYKYSSKEDFADHNSGVDAMIAKGFIDKDNLFIAGGSAGGIATAYAIGLTDRFSAAVVVKPVINWLSKVLTADSGLRQIPTQFPGMPWEHVEHYWQRSPMSLVGNVTTPTMLMTGEEDLRTPMAQTEQYYQALKLRKIDTVLVKVPGASHGIAGKPSRMIAKIENTLAWFEKYKK, encoded by the coding sequence ATGTTAAAGCCTACGCTTCGCAAACTACTTTGGCTAACAGCCCTTGCCCCAAGCATTACGTTGGCGGCAGATGTTTTTAATGCTAAAGACATCTTCTCGCTTGAGTACGCATCAGATCCACGCCTTTCACCTGACGGTAAAACCGCCGTTTATGTACGTAATGCCTACGATATTATGAAAGACGGTAAGAACAGAGATCTATGGCTGTTAGATATAACCTCAGGTCAACATATGCCACTCTTCTCTGATGAAAAGCAATATTCTCAACCACGATGGTCTCCTGACGGTAAAAAACTAGCATTTATTAGTAATTTAAGTGGTAAATATCAAATACATATCCATTATCTCGATAGCAATCGCACAGCAATGGTCAGCCAGTTACAATCAGGTATTTCCAGTTTAACTTGGTCTCCTGATGGCAAGTGGTTGGCCTTTAGTCAAAAAGTGAGTGCGCCAAGCACTAAACTGGCTAAAATGCCGAAAAAACCGAAAGGCGCTAAATGGGCAAAACCTGTTATCGTTATAGACAAAGCATACTACCAAGCTGATGGCCGCGGCCTAATCGAACCTGGCTACAGCCATGTTTTTGTTATGCCCTCAGATGGTGGTACGCCACGCCAGCTTACGCAAGGAAACTATCATCATCGTGGTACGTTAGCGTGGACTGCGAGCAGTGATGCAATCGTTTTCTCAGCTAACAGGCGTGATGACTGGGAATATAAAGGATTAGAAGGTGATTTATTCTCTGTAGCAATTAAAGACGGTACATTGACACAACTTACTAATGCACCTGGACGTGAATATGGCCCTAGCTTTTCAGGTAATGGCAAAACACTTGCTTATTTGGCTACTTCAAATGCGTTAAACCCTTACAGAAACGCAAAGTTAACACTGATGCAATGGTCGACAAAAAAAAGCACGTTAATTGCGCAAGAATTTGATCGTTCTATTAGAAGTCCTAAATGGTTAAACGACAATAAACTTGCCATTGCATATGACGATTTTGGCAAACGTAAAGTTGCGACAATTACCACCAAAGGTAAAATTGAAGACCTAACAGACACCTTGTCAGGTACAACTTTAGGTCGTCCTTACATTAGTGGTGAATTCCATGCGAATGATTCAGGTAACATTGTGTTTACTAAAGGAACGAGTCAGCGTCCAAGTGATGTAGCGATGATAAATGCACAAGGTAAAGTTAGACAGCTAACGAAACTAAATGAAGATCTACTGGCGCATAAATCGCTTGGCCAAGTGCACGAAATAAACTATAAATCGTCGTTTGACGGTGAAAATATTCAAGGTTGGTACATCACTCCGCCAAACTTTGATCCGAATAAAAAATATCCATTGTTATTAGAGATTCATGGTGGCCCACATTTAGCTTATGGCCCGCACTTTTCAGCAGAATTACAACGTTATGCTGCGCAAGGTTATGTGGTGTTTTATGATAATCATCGTGGTAGTAGTTCTTATGGTGAGCGCTTTGCAATGTTATTAAAATACAAATATAGCTCTAAAGAAGACTTTGCAGATCATAACAGCGGCGTAGACGCTATGATAGCTAAAGGGTTTATTGATAAAGACAACCTGTTTATTGCCGGCGGTTCTGCAGGAGGTATTGCAACGGCATACGCAATTGGTCTAACTGATAGGTTCTCAGCAGCCGTTGTTGTTAAACCTGTAATCAATTGGCTAAGTAAAGTATTAACTGCAGATAGTGGTTTACGCCAAATTCCAACACAGTTTCCAGGCATGCCTTGGGAGCACGTTGAGCATTATTGGCAACGATCACCCATGTCTTTGGTTGGCAATGTTACAACACCAACAATGCTTATGACAGGTGAAGAAGACTTACGTACGCCAATGGCACAAACTGAGCAATATTACCAAGCGCTTAAATTACGAAAAATAGATACCGTTTTAGTAAAAGTACCAGGTGCTTCTCACGGGATAGCTGGCAAGCCATCGAGAATGATCGCTAAAATTGAAAACACGCTTGCATGGTTTGAAAAATACAAAAAATAG
- a CDS encoding GNAT family N-acetyltransferase, with protein MNITIKEATSADAKNIAPVFDLYRQFYAQESDLALAFNFIEDRLSRGESTIYIAIDNENNVLGFTQLFPSFSSVSAKATWILNDLFVVEEARGLGVGKLLLERAESLAVASNAKGIGLETTKDNVSAQKLYESLGYEIADGFLHYFKTL; from the coding sequence ATGAATATAACAATAAAAGAAGCAACAAGTGCAGATGCTAAAAATATAGCACCAGTATTTGATTTATACCGTCAGTTTTATGCTCAGGAGTCAGATTTAGCGCTTGCATTTAATTTTATCGAAGACCGCCTGTCACGAGGTGAATCAACAATTTACATTGCGATTGACAATGAAAATAACGTACTTGGTTTTACACAGTTATTTCCAAGCTTTTCGTCTGTGTCGGCAAAAGCTACCTGGATTTTAAATGATTTGTTTGTTGTGGAAGAGGCAAGGGGATTAGGTGTTGGCAAATTACTACTTGAACGGGCTGAATCGCTAGCTGTAGCTTCTAACGCTAAAGGCATAGGGTTAGAGACAACTAAAGACAATGTTTCCGCACAAAAATTATATGAATCATTAGGCTATGAAATAGCAGATGGTTTTCTGCATTACTTTAAAACACTTTAA
- a CDS encoding MATE family efflux transporter, whose protein sequence is MHIQGFIDNTKRLMTLAYPILIAQLIQTLMGFADTVMAGRVSSTDMAAIAVASSIWLPIILTISGVIMALAAIVSQYAGAKDYTKIGAATQQTAWISVFMSVVLIAIYYAIAPYLYTTVPIEPQLKQLLFDYLEYVVWGGPGFCLYLVFRNYSEGLSHTRPTMIVSVVGLLINIPANYIFIYGYGDIPAYGGAGCGIATAIVYWVMCISMYLYCIFSKHLKHAPIFDKLYLPNWHEIKYILILGVPIALSLLFEVSLFGVVAVILAPFGAETVASHQIVINFSGLIFMIPLSLAMAVTILVGTAIGNKQIEQAKQVCSYSIALGLLIAVFTALFTLTFRYEIAEIYSREVVVIELAASLMFLATLFQFSDAIQVIAAGALRGYKDTTAILYLTFISYWLVGLSVGLVLGLTDWIMEPIGAYGFWIGIISGLTTAAVLLGWRLKVVQHRFAMQA, encoded by the coding sequence ATGCACATTCAAGGTTTTATTGATAATACGAAAAGGTTAATGACCTTAGCGTATCCCATTTTGATCGCCCAACTTATCCAAACATTAATGGGCTTTGCCGATACCGTTATGGCCGGTCGAGTGAGTTCAACTGATATGGCTGCTATCGCTGTAGCAAGCAGTATTTGGTTACCTATTATATTAACGATTTCAGGTGTCATAATGGCGCTTGCAGCGATTGTATCTCAATATGCTGGCGCCAAAGATTATACAAAAATTGGTGCAGCTACACAGCAAACAGCTTGGATATCTGTATTCATGTCGGTAGTACTTATTGCCATTTACTATGCAATAGCGCCGTATTTGTACACAACTGTTCCAATAGAGCCGCAACTAAAACAGCTGCTATTTGATTACTTAGAATATGTGGTTTGGGGTGGACCAGGTTTTTGTTTATATTTGGTCTTTAGAAATTATTCTGAAGGTTTGTCTCATACCCGCCCTACCATGATTGTTAGCGTTGTAGGATTACTGATCAACATTCCTGCTAACTATATTTTTATCTATGGTTATGGGGACATACCCGCTTATGGTGGCGCAGGGTGTGGTATCGCAACGGCTATTGTTTATTGGGTTATGTGTATTAGTATGTATCTTTACTGTATTTTCAGTAAACATTTAAAGCATGCTCCTATTTTTGACAAGCTCTATTTACCCAATTGGCATGAAATCAAATATATATTAATACTCGGTGTACCAATTGCTTTATCTTTACTGTTTGAAGTAAGCCTATTTGGTGTTGTTGCTGTGATTTTAGCACCTTTTGGTGCTGAAACAGTGGCTAGCCATCAAATTGTGATTAACTTTTCCGGGTTAATTTTTATGATCCCACTAAGTTTAGCGATGGCAGTTACTATATTAGTAGGCACCGCAATAGGTAATAAGCAAATTGAACAAGCAAAACAAGTATGCAGTTATTCAATTGCATTGGGGTTATTAATCGCCGTATTTACAGCACTATTTACCTTAACTTTTCGTTATGAAATAGCAGAAATCTATAGTCGAGAAGTCGTTGTTATTGAGTTGGCAGCTAGCTTAATGTTTCTTGCAACACTGTTTCAATTTTCAGATGCAATACAAGTTATTGCAGCCGGAGCGTTACGTGGCTATAAAGATACTACGGCAATTTTATACTTGACCTTTATTTCATATTGGTTGGTCGGATTAAGTGTTGGTTTAGTGCTAGGTCTGACAGACTGGATAATGGAGCCTATTGGCGCATATGGATTTTGGATTGGTATTATATCAGGCCTCACTACTGCTGCTGTCCTATTAGGATGGCGTTTAAAAGTTGTTCAACATCGATTTGCGATGCAAGCCTAA
- a CDS encoding riboflavin synthase subunit alpha, whose amino-acid sequence MFTGIVQSQAEIISANVNNALMRLVVSGDVLLVDRLAKGASIAVNGCCLTVVDFYKQQDKSVIEFDVIDETLRLTNLGTLTVGEFVNIERSLKMGDELGGHIVSGHIHGTAKVNNISQTPTNCQITFEMDTAWKKYVLEKGFITINGISLTVGNITDNQFNVHLIPETLARTNLAYLTTESYVNIECDQQTITIVNTIERMKITTN is encoded by the coding sequence ATGTTTACCGGTATTGTGCAATCACAAGCTGAAATTATTTCTGCTAATGTAAATAATGCGTTAATGAGGTTAGTCGTTTCAGGAGATGTTTTACTGGTAGACCGTCTAGCGAAAGGAGCAAGTATCGCGGTAAATGGCTGTTGCTTAACGGTTGTCGATTTTTATAAGCAGCAGGATAAAAGCGTTATTGAATTTGATGTTATCGATGAAACATTGCGACTAACAAACTTAGGAACATTAACCGTAGGCGAGTTTGTTAATATTGAACGTTCGTTAAAAATGGGCGACGAGCTTGGTGGTCATATTGTTAGCGGTCATATTCATGGTACAGCAAAAGTTAATAATATTTCGCAAACCCCCACGAACTGCCAAATAACGTTTGAAATGGATACTGCATGGAAAAAGTATGTGCTAGAAAAAGGTTTCATTACTATTAACGGAATAAGTTTAACTGTCGGAAATATTACTGATAATCAATTTAACGTGCACTTAATACCGGAAACATTAGCGCGCACTAATTTGGCTTATTTAACGACTGAAAGTTATGTAAATATTGAGTGTGATCAGCAAACGATCACCATCGTTAACACTATCGAGCGTATGAAGATAACCACCAATTAA
- a CDS encoding CPXCG motif-containing cysteine-rich protein, with translation MPHDSFPQKVTDLRIECPHCGHHVFVTIDPTSGDQDYYDECSACCNDIHLNMHIDEYRQKIELAVNCDDEQIF, from the coding sequence ATGCCTCATGACTCTTTTCCTCAAAAAGTCACTGATCTGAGAATAGAGTGCCCACATTGTGGACACCATGTTTTTGTTACCATAGACCCAACATCGGGCGACCAAGATTATTATGACGAATGTTCGGCCTGTTGTAATGACATTCATCTAAACATGCACATTGATGAATACCGACAAAAAATAGAGCTTGCGGTAAACTGTGACGACGAACAAATATTTTAA
- a CDS encoding fructosamine kinase family protein has product MWNSIGKAIEQALSTSFSIEETTPITGGDINQCFLVSGQKQRYFVKINDKSVLEHFEAEAYSLNKIRESECIACPEVITTGIAFDRAFLVLNVIDFHQPSNKVWRLFGKQLAEMHKHTTHGQFGWQQDNVIGSTLQTNRWSSNWRQFFAEQRIGWQLQLLTEKSIVLGDIDFITDTCHQILLNHQVKPCLLHGDLWRGNVGFSHQQPVIFDPASYYGDREADIAMTELFGAFPEAFYQSYHEYYPLPPAYDVRKHVYNLYHVLNHANLFGGVYIDQSKACIHRILSFDQ; this is encoded by the coding sequence ATGTGGAATAGCATTGGCAAAGCAATTGAACAGGCATTATCAACCTCATTTAGTATTGAAGAAACGACTCCAATAACAGGTGGTGATATTAATCAATGCTTCTTAGTATCAGGGCAAAAGCAGCGGTATTTCGTCAAGATTAATGATAAATCTGTGCTTGAACATTTTGAAGCCGAAGCTTACAGCCTAAATAAAATAAGGGAAAGTGAATGTATCGCCTGCCCAGAAGTGATCACAACGGGTATTGCTTTTGACCGTGCGTTTTTAGTCTTAAACGTTATCGATTTTCACCAACCATCGAACAAAGTTTGGCGCTTGTTCGGTAAACAATTAGCCGAAATGCACAAACATACAACCCATGGTCAATTTGGTTGGCAACAAGACAATGTTATTGGCAGTACGTTGCAAACAAATCGGTGGAGTAGCAATTGGCGTCAGTTTTTTGCTGAGCAACGTATCGGGTGGCAATTGCAACTGCTAACTGAAAAATCAATTGTGTTAGGCGATATTGATTTTATTACCGACACTTGCCATCAGATCTTGTTAAATCATCAAGTAAAACCTTGTTTATTACACGGCGATTTATGGCGTGGAAACGTGGGGTTTTCGCATCAGCAACCGGTTATATTTGATCCGGCGAGCTATTATGGTGATCGGGAGGCAGATATCGCGATGACTGAATTATTTGGTGCTTTTCCTGAAGCATTCTATCAAAGCTATCATGAATATTACCCACTACCACCCGCTTATGATGTGCGTAAACACGTCTATAATCTGTATCATGTGTTGAACCATGCCAATTTATTTGGGGGTGTATATATCGACCAATCTAAAGCCTGTATTCACCGTATTTTGTCGTTTGACCAATGA